The region cccacacacacatcatCTATCTATTTAGGCTAGCTCTAGGATCTTTAGCTGGCGAAGGAAATTCCCATCATAATTTCCTTACTTTGCACTATACTCTAACATACTATATATGGAACCCCTCCCCGGATAATTCCCTAATTCCATAGTTTACACAATTATCAATTAATTCTTAAGTATGTGTATTTCTTTCACTTTTCAACTTCCAATTACTTTTCTCCAACAATTCtaccaaaaataaacaaacttaTGAGAAGGACTGAGACAAATTattaaatttttcaatatttgattagaattttaatttaaatataTTAGTGAATGCAAgagatacaaaaataataagtcattgaaagaaaattaatgatatCAATCAAAAGTAATCTTCATACACATTGCCAAAAGGCAAAGGGAAGATGGGGTTCTGAGTTTCGACCCTTGACCTGCGATGACCGCCTCAGTCTGTTTCACTAGATTCGACGGATGACGATTCGGCAGAGACAGACGAAGAACGTCTGAAACGAGCTGCAAGTAACGAAAAGAAAAATTTTAATGATCATTAACATACAAAGAAACTCCTAAGATTAATCTTTATGCATATCATATAAACATGAGAATATTCTCCATATTTATGAATAACATTGGTTTATTCTAATTTACTTTGAAACACTGTATATCCGTGTGTGGTTTATAGTTTAGAATAGGAGAGATTATTATGACCTGAATATATCATTTGATATGTGAATAAAGAAGGCcagaaaattgtaaaaaaaaagagagagagaattaaAATACTAATAATTATGATAGAAATGTTAATTCTAATCAAAACTTTCGGCGAGTTCTACTGTGATAATCCGAGAAGAGGAACAATCCATTAGAGGGTTCAAATGGCATAAGGGTATTTGAAGATATCACTTACCTGTAGAGGAACAGTCGACAACTTCAAGGCAAATTTTTTCCAAGATTTCACAGGCATCAGCGCTATTCTGCTCTCCTTCCTCTACCAGACACACCATATTATTCTCAGCTTCATCAAACAGGTTCTGTTCAGTAGATGTAAGAAGTCCTCTTAGATCTTCTTCACACGTGTCAACCACCTGCCTGTATCTGTCACATAGGGCTTCGAACTCTGCAGTGCGATCGGTAGTTTGGGCTAGAAATCAAGGAAATTATCTAATCATGATTTTTCGTTGAATTTATCAGTTACACACATAACAAACTAGTGGCATATTATATCCAAATGTTTTGAGG is a window of Lytechinus variegatus isolate NC3 chromosome 2, Lvar_3.0, whole genome shotgun sequence DNA encoding:
- the LOC121409572 gene encoding uncharacterized protein LOC121409572; amino-acid sequence: MAQSVKTFSVCLCLVAVFAMAVKAQTTDRTAEFEALCDRYRQVVDTCEEDLRGLLTSTEQNLFDEAENNMVCLVEEGEQNSADACEILEKICLEVVDCSSTARFRRSSSVSAESSSVESSETD